Proteins encoded in a region of the Veillonella parvula genome:
- a CDS encoding LysR family transcriptional regulator: MDIKDIKYISTIVEMASFSKASKKLYISQPALSQGIRRIEAELGVTLFVRDRTKVVPTAAALQVAKEGMPLVLKVEALTQSIINQGTDVAYHVRIGLSQFYGHHMLGKTLKSFQQIEPTWEFHVVEGESHFLEQQICDGLVDVGLFPTPIYSQDLESYPVLDEQILLAISVENKKAIDIADSLMTSDGIRKIAPFGAFPFILLREGLKLRTLVNRLCQAESFVPKAVIGAETLDSCRSLVEDDYGITFLPNTLNSKGDDDKVKFYPLASKLCFRQLVFVARSDRAKRFHLSEVAHIMQQFL, encoded by the coding sequence ATGGACATAAAAGACATTAAATATATTAGTACCATCGTTGAGATGGCATCATTTTCAAAGGCATCTAAAAAATTATATATTTCTCAGCCGGCGTTGAGTCAGGGGATTCGTCGTATTGAAGCAGAGCTAGGAGTTACGTTGTTTGTTCGTGATCGCACAAAAGTCGTGCCAACTGCTGCGGCGTTACAAGTTGCAAAAGAGGGCATGCCGTTAGTTTTAAAGGTGGAGGCTTTAACGCAATCTATCATTAATCAAGGAACAGATGTAGCCTATCATGTGCGTATCGGCTTGTCTCAATTCTATGGACATCATATGCTTGGGAAAACATTGAAAAGCTTTCAACAGATTGAACCTACTTGGGAGTTCCATGTTGTAGAGGGAGAATCTCACTTTTTGGAACAGCAAATTTGTGATGGCTTAGTAGATGTAGGATTATTTCCAACGCCGATTTATTCTCAGGACCTTGAAAGTTATCCCGTTTTAGATGAGCAGATTTTATTGGCCATTAGTGTGGAAAACAAGAAGGCCATAGATATTGCAGATTCTCTCATGACCAGTGATGGAATTCGAAAAATTGCACCCTTTGGAGCATTTCCGTTTATTTTGCTAAGAGAAGGTCTAAAATTGCGGACGTTGGTTAACCGTCTATGCCAAGCGGAATCCTTTGTGCCAAAAGCCGTAATTGGCGCTGAAACTTTAGATTCATGCCGGTCCTTGGTAGAAGATGATTATGGTATTACATTCTTACCGAATACTCTTAATAGCAAGGGGGATGACGATAAGGTTAAATTCTATCCTCTTGCATCGAAACTTTGTTTCCGTCAATTAGTTTTTGTGGCGAGGTCTGATAGGGCAAAACGTTTCCATTTATCTGAAGTAGCACATATTATGCAGCAATTTTTGTAA